cagttctttttttttttttttttaattttttaatgtttatttatttttgagagagagagagaaagagagagagaacgagagccagggaggggcagagagagagggagacacagaatctgaagcaggcttcaggctccgagctgtcagcacagagcctgacgcggggcccaaacccacaaactgtgagatcatgacttgagccgaagctggacaactgagccacccaggcgcccctctttttttttttttttaatatttatttatttttaagagagagtgagcgagtgggggaggagcaaagagagagggagacagaggatccaaaatgggccctgtgctgacagcagagagcccaatgaggggctcaaattcacaaacctcaagatcatgatctgagctaaagtcagacccttagctgactgaaccacccaggcgacctAAGAGAATAGTTCTTTCAAGATTGGCTTCCCTGAACTGTCTGTCCTTTGATTGTTTTCTGATTATGACTTTAACATTGATACTATTATATGActtgtatgtttatatgtatgtgaGATAGTTCTTTTCAGgatattattattaaacattactaaaatgtagcaaatatttttaaagtttttaaatctaCCATGAATTTTGTTATGTTGCTTGTGCTGCacattagctttatttttatgcagttaaattagttttttccttttggctttttCCATTGCTTTTGCTTAGAAATTCTTTCTAAATATAGCAATCATATAACTATTCACCTTTGcattatttcttaaacatttataacttctttaaagttttttttttaattttggaatttatttttacatatcaaTTTAGGGCTTGGAATGCTTCATTATATTGCCCTAATGGTGGAGGATGAACAAAGTTAGTCTTGGAATGTTCTACTTAATGTTTTAATCAATTGACTCTCCTTCATTGTGGAAGGAATGTCCTGCTaatcaaaaaggtaaaatttcaGTTCAACATGAGATTTGTTTAGTTGGTAATTTATGGATAATCTGTCCCTGTGCTAATATTGTACAGTctctttatattataaaattttttattctgtatttccaGTTTCCTGTGCTTCCCAGAATCACATCATCTGATAGCCATCCCAGAAGGCATTCTCATGAGGACCAGGGATTTCGATGCCATACCCACATGCGGGATTATAGAAAATGTTCAGCAGATGAGTCATTCAGGGAGCCACTGGAATCAAAAGGAAGATCCCATTCCAAAATTCAAGCATTCTCAGAGTCCTTTGAACAACAACTGTGCTTTAGAACCAGACGCTCTGTCTCTTCGGTATGTAACAGAGTTATTGAATATTTAACCACTTTAGAAAAGGAAACCCAAAGGGGTTCATCCTCCCCAAGTTTGAGGAGAACAACTCTTACTTCTTCATTTACAGCTTAGTGATGAGGTCTATGAAAAATGACACTCAGTTTTAGATAGCCCAGATGCatattcatcttttaaattatttttattggggATTCCAATAAGTGTAAGAAGAATTCCTGGAGGACTATGGGTGGAATGTTTTTGTTACTGAGGTCCTCTGGTTCTTTGAGACTATTTTTGTCACTCTTATAAATAATCATGACTTGTTCTTCTTTCACTATTTGAAGAAGGGAAAAACTACCCCAACTGTTCCTTTCGTATTTAATTCTGTAGCAGATAGTGTGTGACGGCAGTGTGTTCCCCTGCACTTCTAAAAAGCACACAGGAGATCTCTGAACCCTGTCTAGTGAGTGTCCAGGAGTAGGAGCTGTCCAGGCATTCAGAGGGCCTTGTGGGAGTCTACGTAAAACACAAAGGAGAGACAGGCATGAAATGGGCGAAGACTAGAAACTCCAAATGCCAAACTTGATATATAAAGTAATAGAGACCTATTAATTTGGGGATAGTTTTTGAACTATGCAACATGTTTGCTGAGTGGCCTtgagaaaaataacttcttttttctgttttttgtttgtttgttttattttgcaaaacaggaataataatatgTCTCTGCCATGCACCAGGCAGAAAAATAAGCAACTAGGCATATTGCCACCCGGTTTTTGAGCTATGTCCTATGAATGTACAGAGGAAGACTTGCGGGTGCTTCCTACCTCATTGTCCATGTGAACACAATGCCTTCTGGTTAGCAGTGATGGCTGTTGGGACTGTCACCATTCATCTTTGCCTTGCAGCTGGCACCTCACTTCTATCAGAGAGTGACCCTGGGTGTGATTGTCCTTCAGTAGGCTGCTCTCTCCACCTGATCATAAGAGGagtaaggaaggaagaatagTGAGCAACTGTCACTTACCATACCTAAATATTATTAAGAGttcctgttttgtcttttctttatatcgtttttaaaatttttttaatgtttatttattattgagagatagagacagacagagcatgagcatgggagggacagagagatggggagacacagaatcagaagcaggttccaggctctgagctgaaagcacaaagcccgatgtggggcccgaactcacaaactgtgagatcatgacctgagtcgaagttggacagttaaccaactgagccacccaggcgcccctctttatatcatttttcaaaaCACTACAGTTTCAGACTTAGAACAGTGTTGCAAgaatagtataaaaaatataCTCTTCATTCAGATTCCCTccaaatgttattatgttatatttacttgtatctttctccccttcctaaATCCCAAACAAGCGCAGAACATTCTCTTAGAAAGACACAGTATAATAGTTAAACTCAGGAAATTAACACCAACACAATACTTTTATATCTAATTTATTGACCTTGTTCATATTTCGTCAGTTGCTCCATTAATATTCTCTATAGTGAAATTCCAGATCATGTATTGCAACCAATTTTCACATCCCCCCAATTGATTTTATTCTGgaacagttcctcagtctttccttgtctttcatgacccTGACTGACATGTGAAGAATACAGGCTTCTTTTTTAGACACCTTTTTAGAATGATGCTTAATTTCGGTTTATCTGATATTTCCTCATGGTTAGATTTAGATTATGAGCTTTCGGcaggaataaaacagaaatgaaagaattcttgttttaaaattacatgttaaaGTAATTCATTATATTAATTCAGGAGACATAtcagccttaattttttttttccagagcaaGTCACggtatattttggaaaaaaaaaaacaccttaatcTTAACAGTTCTTTGTTGATCTGATGTCCTCATGATCCACATCTTATATAACTGCTTATATGATCTCATTTGCTAATATTATAAGTCCTAACTGTGTGCAAGCATGAAATCAGTTCTCCTATTTAAAAAGATACTCATCATATTAtccctaaaatatttgctaatatttcatttcCCAAGCTCTTCCTTTTGAGTGTTGAGGCAATCAAGAgagcattttcaattttttgactCAAGAACTCTTTTCACGGCTATGTATAATAGCTAGAAACCTCCTAGGGATTCacaaaatcagttattttttcatattatatacataaatgtatataggataaataattttattgactattttattttatataaatttttaaaagtttctttatttattttaagagagagagagagtgtgtgagcaggggagggacagagagagagagagagagagagagagagagagagagagagaatcccaagcaggctgtacactttcagtgcagagtctgatgcagggcttggactcatgaactgtggaatcatgacctgagccgaaaccaagtgtcagacgcttaaccaactaagccacccagatgcccctcttttatatcaatttttaaagagtatatactttaaagtttatcctaatgtaaaattaaaaatttagaacatACGTTTACTTTAAAACTTGTTCCTACTTAACAATTGACATACTTTTCTAAAGCTAACTACACTAAAAAGTGTGGTTTCTTAGCAAATCTAAAAATGATATGTATTTTGGTTGGGAGCCGAATGTATAGTaacatgtaaattaaaattttttatcctTCAGCATCAAAAAGAGCCACAAGCTAATTTTGTAACCTGATCATGaccaacaaaattaaattctttcattttgataTTGAAAAACTCAACTGGCTTATTtcgaaaatttttatattttgtttttaaatgaaataagaaaacagatttcagttcatttttttttttttacatttatttatttttgagaaacagagtgagacaaagcatgagtggaggaggggcagggagagaaggagacacagaatctgaagcaggctccaggctctgagcaagcggtcagcacagagcctgatgcggggcttgaacccacgatctgtgagatcatgacctgagccgaattaggacgctcaaccgactgagccacccaggcaccctgatttcagTTCATTATTAATGAGTGTTGCTCAGATAATCTTTATTCTCAATAAGGGAAAAGCCAGACTGAAAGTAATCATCActgtatttcctccttttttgtaCTGCTCTTATAAGTATTAGAGACATTCATGACTGCTTAGTATGAACTTTGATCAGCCTGATGGATCTAATACAGCTACCGGGTCTGATGAACACAATCTGGAGGCACATTTACAGACCTGGTACAATTTTTAGGTTTCTCTTAAGCTGCATCTCAGCTTCACCGTTTGTTTGGCTTTGTGACTTTGACCCTTGGACCACTATAGTTAGAAGTGAAGCAATGTAGGTGTGAAAACAACTCAGCACTGAAGAGTAGCTGACACCACTGCAGGAACCGGACACCCTCATAACTCAGCCTGCAGGACTGAGTCACGATCTTGCTCATCTGACTGCCTCTCATCACACTGACAGACACTCAGGCGTTCCCCCGCGTTTCCAGTTCATAGGGAGGCGGGGGGACAGTAATGatgttatttggtttttttcttaaaaatagaagtgTAAGTAGACACCATCAGCACATTTATCAGTGCCATTCTTTAGTCAGTAATTCCTTTGAAAGATGCTCCTTGACCATGGAAACTGAAGAaacattcccctcccccctccacactTCCCTATCATATCACCCTGTTTGCTCATCATCGTTGTACTTATCACTATCTGTTATATTGTTTGTTGCCTTTTAGGCTTATTGATTGCCTGTCACTGTCCACCTAGGTGTAATATTGAAGAAGTAGGCTTTCTTTAGTTAGTGCTGTATCTCCTGATCTTAGAGCGGTAGTGTGTGTTCAATGAATCAGTGAATGTGGACCCCTGGGCAACCTGTTGGGGAATGACAGTGTGGTTGGATGTCATTCCTCAACACTCCATTCTTCACACATTAAAACTAATGCAAACACTActattaatgtaatttaaaagaaGTGGACCCTGGGAAGTTAGAATCAGTCCATGTATGATTCACTTGCCATATTCCTCTTCAGAAAAGCACCAGGAGACTATTAATCATATCGTACTGTGAGAAcacatttttctacatgtcaGAGGCAGACGCAGGGTTGTGTACAGGCTGAGTTTCCTCCACAGTCTCTCTGCTGACACCCAAGGCTCATTCCCTTTATTTATGACTAAAACCTTTAGCAACACACTTAGGCTTATGCTAACTTATTATGAGAAACTAAGATGCGCAAGTCTACTACATGAGCAGggctttcttcatctctgataggAGAAATGTTGCATGTTGTTAGCTGTTAGTACATTCCTACCCTTTTCTGACCTTTCTCTTTCAGGGACCTGagagcagaaaggagagaaatgaacGAGAATGTCTGAGGATGGAGATAAAATCTcgaaagaaaatggaggaaagaaggaaatctaggaaggaagaacacagagaagaatCCACGCCCTCCTTGTTTGAAAAAGAGCCCAAATAGTATTTTGTCTCCACATCATGACTACAGATGCCACTGTGTTTTTCGGGTCCCCGAATGCCAGGCCAGGTGGAGGTAGCTGTAAGAGAGTGTCTGCGGGTGCTGAGTGACTGCAGCCGGCAGTGGGTGTGGCAGTCCCCCAAGGTGACTGGGCACCTGCTCCAGCTGCTTCTGGCCTCTTAGTTGAGAGTTGTTGTCCTTTTATGGGCACAAGGAGAATCAAAGGTAGCTTGATAGAATaagtaattcttaaaaatgtaaagagagaTATTTAAAGAACCACCCACCCATCTTCACAAACTCTTCTTCTTCCACATCAACCttgcaaataatttcaaataaaagacATTGGTGTGACTCTAGGTTTACTTCTTTATTAGAAGTAATTATGTAAGTACGTCTAATGGCTACCATTTAATGAGAACTGGTAATTAACATGCCAAGTACTGTGCCAGGTTCTTCAATGGCTCACCTAAAATAATCCTCACTACACTGGGATTGGAACTATTCTTTTCACTTGCtggctgaggaaactgaagtttagacAAGTTCAGGAACTCACTGATGAGGTGGCAGGGTTAGGGCCAGAGCCCAGTTCATTCTGACTCATGCTCCTAACCTGAGGCAGgaccttaatttcctttttatttaaatttttttaatgtttatttttgagagagagagagagagagagcaagcaagggaggagcagagagagagagagggagacacagaatccaaagcaggctccaggttccgagctgtcagcacagagcgtgacgtgggacttgaactcccagaccgcgaaatcataacctgagccgaagttagacgcttaaccaactgagccacccagatgccccttgcaCCTTAATTTCCTTTTAGTGCTGGCTCCtgacttggtgtgtgtgtgtgtgtgtgtgtgtgtgtgtgtgtgtgtgtgatgtgcatGGAAATGAGTGGATGTGAGAAAAGCAGGACCTGGCAATAGCTTATGATTTTGATCACATGGGTGGAGATTGATTTACTGAGGTCAGCTTTATGCTCTGGGTTTTAACTTTATGAGAccatattcttatttatttttttaattttatattgagacataactgacatataacattagtttcaagtCTACaatatgatttgatatttttaaccttttgtgaaattatcaccacaataagtctaattaACATCCATTATCACACaaagttacaaaatattttttcttgtgataagaacttttaagatctccttTCTTAGCAACCTGCAAACatacaatacattattattaactgtagtcaccatacTTACATTATATCCCATGACTTATTGAAAAGATATTGAACACTCCATTAATTTACATGTCAGCCTTGTTCAGGGGCCATgccattccaattttagtatatgtgttgCTGGagtgagaacttttttttttcttaattttcagctttattgacatatgattgacaaataaaattgtatattttatttatttataattttttaaagtttattttcagaaagagagagcatgatcaggagaggggcagagagagacagagagagagagagagagagagagaatcccaagcaggctctgcgctgtcagtgcagagaccgacgtggggcttgaactcacgaaccctgagatcatgccctgaaccaaacccaagagtcagacactcaaccgactgagccatccaggtgcccctaaaattgtgtattttaaatagtacaacatgatgatttgacatGTGTATGCTTTGTGAAGTGATTACAACAATTGGGTTAATTAACACATTGAGGCCATATGGTTAtcacaatttttcttctttaggagaAAAGACATCAGAATTCTctctatttagtttttttttatattgaagtataattgacatttaatattatattagttgtAGGTGAATgacataatgattttatttttgtatacattgtgagatgatcaccacaataatgctcattaacatccatcaccacacatagttacaaaatcttttttttcctacaagaACTTTTTAATATCTACTcctttagcaactttcaaatatgaaacacaatattattgactatagtcaccattCTTCACttacatccctatgacttatttattttattattgggagtttgtacctttttttttaatgtttatttattttggacagagagagagagacagagcatgaatgggggaggggcagagagagagggagacagaatccgaagcaggctccaggctctgagctgtcagcacagagcccgacatggggcttgatctcacgaacctcgagatcatgacctgagctgaagtcagatgcttagctgactgggccacccagacgccccaaggagtttgtacctcttgatcccACTTCCTTATCCCCCTCCTCTCAGGCAACGACCAGTCTGTtccctgtatctatgagttttgttttacttgttcctttgttttgttttttagatttcacatataagtgaaatcatacagtgtctttctctgtgtcacttattattcacttagaataatgtcctCAGGGTCTGTTCATATTGttggaaatggaaagatttcattttttcttttaatggcttaataacattccattgtatatatataccacatcttctgtatccatttagccactgatggacacttagtttgttctatatcttggctattgtaaataatgcttcagtgaacacaGGAGTGTATTTCTTTTGggatttgtgtttttcttttcttcagataaatgccAGCATTTCTGGATCatgtgatagttctatttttaattttttgaggtaactGTATatgattttctgtagtggctgtatattttacattcccaccaacagtgcacaatggttctcttttttccacatcctcaccagtacttgttatttcttgtccttttgatcaTGGCTattttgacaggtatgaggtgatagctgattgtgattttgatttctatttccctgatgatttgtgatgttaaatatattttcatatgtctgttgtctgtctgtatgtatgtatgtctgtatgtcttctttggaaaatgtctcttCGGGTCCTCTGACCATTTCCcctatttgttctttgtttctgtcttggCTCTTCAAATGCCCAAGGGCAGCCAGAGTCTCCATTCTGTAAAGAATATCTCCAAAACTACTAGTTATAATCAAGACTATAGTTGGTTCCTTATGTAAGATACACACTAACTTTGTCATGGatagtaaaaagaaggaaaaagaaaaagaaaaaaaaggggaggaaaactgagagaaaagtaaaatagcaatctatggtttgtattttttttagttttcttttaaaaaattttatcttaattccaGTATCATTAATATTCAGTGTTAaattactttcaggtatacaatatagtgattcaataattctgtacattactcagtgctcatcatgataaatgtactcttaatcttcTCTCTAGTAtgttacccatccccccacccaccttccctctggtaaccgttagtttgttctctttagttaagagtatgttttttggtttgtttctttttttcctttgtttgtttgttttgtttcttaaattccacctatgagagtgcctgggtggctcagtcagttaagaatctcaCTCTTGATtctagctcaggtcacgatctcaaggttcatgagatcgagtcctgggtcaggctctgtgctggcagtgcggaacctgcttgagattctctccctctctctctgccacttcctcacctgtgcttgtgctctctctctcttaaaataaatttaaaaaattctgcatataagtgaaattatatggtatttgacGTTCTCTGACTGgcctattttgcttagcattatactctatagctccatccatgttattgcaaatggcaagattctgtttgtttgtttgtttgtttgtttatggctgaataatattccattggatatatatactacatcttcttcatccattcattatcgatggacatttgggctgcgtccatactttggctattgtaagtaatgctgaaatgaacatggggtacatatatcctttcaaattagtgttttcgtattctttggtaaatacccagtagtgagattactggatcatatgatagttctttttctaattttttgaggaacatccatactgttttctgtgttttctacatggatgcaccagtttgtattctcaccaacagggcatgagggttcctttttttccacatccttactaacagttgtttcttgtgtttgattttagccattctgataggtgtaaagtgatacctcattgtgttttttttaatttcaagtttttatttaaattccagttagttaacatataatgtaatattagttttaggagtacaatttagtgatttatcacttacatacaacacccagggctcatcacaagtccctccttaatatccataaCCCATTTAACCTGACCCCCACTCACTTCCTTCCATCAAACctgtttgttgtctatagttaggagtctattttatggtttccctcactccttccctccacccatgttcatctcttttgtttcttaaattccacatataagtgaaatcatatggtatttgtctttctctgactgacttactttgcttagcataatacactctagctccatccacgttgttgcaaatggcaagatttcattcttgtttatggttgagtaatattccagtgtgtgtgtgtgtgtgtgtgtgtgtgtgtgtgtgtgtgtgtcacatcttctttacccattcatcagttgatggacatgtgggttctttccataatttggctattgttggtaatggtggtataaacattggggtgcatgtctccctttgaatctgtatttttatatcctttggtaaatacctagtgcaattgctggattgtagggtagctccatttttaactttttgaggaatctccatactgttctccagagtggctgtagcagtttgcattctcaccaacagtgtaagaggattcccctttctccacatccttgccaatacctgtcgtttcctgtgttgttaatttgagACGTTCTGACATGTGgaaggtgatacctcattatgattttgatttgtatttccctgatgatgagtgatgatgagcctcttttcttgtgtctgttggccacctggatgtcttctccaatgtctattcatgtcttctgtccatttagtaactggtttatttgttttgggggttttgagtttgataagttctttttagattttggatactaaccctttatcagatgtgtcatttgcaaatatcttctcccattctgttggttgccttttagttttgttggttgtttccttcactgcacataagctttttatcttggtggagtcctaatagttcatttttgctttagtttctcttgcctctggagacatgtcaaataagaaggtactgcagccgaggtcaaagaggttgctgcctatgttattctctaggattttgatggtttcatgtctcacatttaggtctttcatccattttgaatttatttatgtgtatggtgtaagaaagtggaccactttcacagtgtttttgatttgtatttccctgaaagtgagtgatgttgaattttttcaattttcatacAATTTATaccttaatcctttttttttaatttcaagtttttatttaaattctagttaacatatatggtaaaattggtttcaggtttagaatttagtgattcatcacttacatgtaacacctagtgcatcacaacaagtgccctccttaatacccatcaaccTTTTAGCCCATaccccatccacctccccccatcagccctcagtttgttctctgtagttatgagtctcttatggtttgcttctctctctttttctccccttcacctatgttcatctgttttgtttcttaaattccacatatgagtaaaatcatatggtatttgtctttctctgacttattttgcttagtataatatcctctagttccatccatgtcggtgcaaatggcaaagtttcattcttttttgatggctgagtaatattccattgtatatgcatatacaccatatcttctttatccagttgACAGACACtttgtctctttccatactttggctattgttgataatgctgctataaatatcagggtgcatgtgtccctttgaatttgtatttttgtatcctttaggtaaatacctagtagtaaaattgctgggttgtagggtagtactatttttaactttttgaggaaactttatactattttccagagtgctgcaccagtttgcattcatgccaacagtgtaagagggttctgctttctctgcatcctgacCAACATctgtttgtttcctgtgttgttaattgtactcattttgacaggtatgaggtggtatctcactgtggttttgatttgtattttactgatgatgagtgatgtagagaATCTTGttatatgtctgttagccatctggatgtcttctctggaaagatgtcttcatgtcttctgtccatttcttaactggattatttatttttggggtgttgagtgtgaaaagttctttgtagatactttcatccattttggattgGCACTTTCATATGGTCTTAGACTGCAGTATGATGCTTTtcacatatgaaaagatgacTTCAAGCTATTACATGGTGAGTTTTGACCATTATTTGCCACCACTGAGGAGGAGGATGGAGCCTGGCCCACCGTTGAGGTCCGCATTATGCTGTAGTTGTGAAGGAAACATTTGTTTCCCTATCCTTGCTTCACATACTTTTCAGTCTTGCCAACCAAGTTTCAGATTTGGTGATGGTCTGCTCATAGAATACAGAAAGGTGTGGGGAGAGGTAGCCCACCCTCGGGATGAGAGACCCCTGGATAGAGTGGTGGGCTGGCTGACACAGTAGCCGACTCCTACTTGAACCAGGTTACCTGGGTTACCTTCGCCTCCCCAAACTCAAGGGTAGCCGTCCTTGTAAAAATCATGGTTAAGAATTTTACAATATATTTCATCAAACTGGAATGACGTCTGTCTTCAATATGCTTTCAGGACCATAGCACATGGAGGAGAGAGTACTCTGAAAAGGAAGTTGCTAgcttattgcctttttaaaaatatcacaaaacaaTACTTctcataataaaaatacagataaaggaaaataacaacaatTAAAATCTTTTGTTCTACCTACTCAAGGATAAACCTGGTTAATACTTTGCCATATGTCCTTCTAGAATACTGTCTGTGTGTatccatacacacatacataaaatttttttttgagacatg
This genomic stretch from Acinonyx jubatus isolate Ajub_Pintada_27869175 chromosome C2, VMU_Ajub_asm_v1.0, whole genome shotgun sequence harbors:
- the LNP1 gene encoding leukemia NUP98 fusion partner 1 — encoded protein: MEHKDDDDDDDDVSFAKWMSSFWGHSWIEENERGLRDRHGSQAASYRKTSLPCPFPVLPRITSSDSHPRRHSHEDQGFRCHTHMRDYRKCSADESFREPLESKGRSHSKIQAFSESFEQQLCFRTRRSVSSGPESRKERNERECLRMEIKSRKKMEERRKSRKEEHREESTPSLFEKEPK